A stretch of Besnoitia besnoiti strain Bb-Ger1 chromosome III, whole genome shotgun sequence DNA encodes these proteins:
- a CDS encoding hypothetical protein (encoded by transcript BESB_048710) — protein sequence MDTSQVPPPKPWERRAPRAHAATPKLAQTFEVDRLRETDPAARPAAASSLSPVPARSPGTPAEMLHLPAGNDDGQSAVAPLSCAPPAAREYTATDYNRSYTRGANVEPYANSAYSWNTGGSYPYRSGDLYGGNSYYANASGSSYYGSHGGVGFGTSAPLYASYAPYRNGLSLSPYSSSLYFPGGSSSGAAGGSSAPFSYSFLQDTAEGLGRVSLLLDLNGCFLDRLCDHSSNLLVRLTSLSASFAQLRAYLASTMKRQCIKACEAARAFRDKHPALALAASCPAAAASSSSSASAGFAPEKPPALLPNVLAGYIITVLLSVRFSGEAAEAKRLALLSALLRYNVIDSAILRRKKVEWSRREARAFETRKRLDGDGGPAASAEGRGRLKRVHRAGLRGGEDERPEVVCCDSSVKQAKESRGRLKTRLRVAEMERERGNDKAADRSRRRKAETAAYALLELPHGVASDSADDASSTHDGSASEPQWWNEEEEEERSSGKDETPTQNIPKGRGRDEGTRDERGAEQRRELQRSQSEAQEKQRSGRELLEKEPSEKDVGTSKIKEGRTEGVDGGWRGSLRIEDVRGESSSHEEECIEIEKEEAQTRVCWSELRRAAVELRHENTLSAVKRALIK from the exons ATGGACACTTCGCAAGTCCCTCCGCCGAAGCCCTGGGAGCGCAGAGCGCCTCGGGCGCACGCTGCGACTCCTAAGCTCGCGCAGACCTTCGAAGTCGACCGCTTGCGCGAGACCGACCCCGCTGCCcgcccagccgccgcgtcgtctctaTCCCCTGTGCCTGCTCGTTCCCCTGGCACCCCAGCAGAAATGCTACATCTGCCGGCGGGAAACGACGACGGCCAGTCCGCTGTGGCGCCCCTCTCTTGTGCGCCTCCCGCAGCGCGAGAATATACAGCGACGGATTACAACAGAAGCTACACTAGAGGAGCAAACGTCGAACCCTATGCAAACAGCGCGTACAGCTGGAACACGGGGGGAAGCTATCCGTATCGCAGCGGAGACTTGTATGGAGGAAACAGTTATTACGCAAATGCAAGCGGGAGCTCGTACTACGGCAGCCACGGCGGTGTGGGGTTCGGGACCTCGGCGCCCCTCTACGCGTCGTACGCGCCATACAGAAACG GTTTGTCGCTTTCGCCGtactcgtcttcgctgtatTTCCCTGGGGGGTCCTCTTCGGGCGCTGCGGGTGGGTCGTCCGCGCCGTTCTCGTATTCGTTCCTGCAGGACACTGCTGAGGGTTTGGgtcgcgtctcgcttctcCTCGACCTGAACGGCTGTTTTTTAGACCGGCTCTGTGACCACAGCTCGAATCTCCTCGTTCGCCTCacgtcgctctccgcgtccttcgcACAACTGCGTGCGTACCTCGCCTCGACTATGAAGCGCCAGTGTATCAAGGCTTGCGAGGCTGCGAGAGCTTTCAGAGACAAGCACCCCGCGCttgcgctcgcggcctcgtgtcccgccgccgcggcgtcctcgagctcctcggcgtccgctGGATTCGCACCTGAGAAGCCGCCGGCCCTCCTCCCGAACGTCCTAGCGGGGTACATCATCACAGTTCTTCTGTCGGTGCGGTTCTCGggggaggctgcagaggcgaagcgcctcgcccttctcagCGCGCTGTTGCGCTACAACGTCATCGACTCGGCCATCCTTCGGCGAAAGAAAGTCGAGTGGAGCCGCCGGGAAGCACGTGCCTTTGAAACACGAAAACGGCtggacggcgacggaggacccgcagcctccgcggaaGGAAGGGGACGCTTGAAACGGGTGCACCGCGCCGGGCTTcgtggaggcgaggacgaacGGCCCGAAGTCGTCTGTTGCGACTCTTCAGTGAAACAGGCCAAGGAATCGCGGGGGCGGTTGAAAACTCGCTTGCGGGTTGCGGAGATggaaagagagcgaggcaaCGACAAAGCTGCAGACAGAtcgagaaggcgaaaagcCGAAACAGCCGCGTATGCCCTCCTCGAGCTGCCACACGGCGTGGCCTCAGActccgcggacgacgcgTCCAGCACGCACGACGGTTCGGCTTCGGAGCCGCAGTGGTggaacgaggaggaagaggaggagcgaaGCAGTGGCAAAGACGAAACGCCGACGCAAAACATCCCGAAAGGGAGAGGACGAGACGAGGGCACACGCGACGAGCGGGGAGCAGAGCAAAGACGCGAGCTGCAAAGAAGCCAGAGCGAAGCACAAGAGAAGCAAAGATCAGGCAGAGAGCTGCTAGAGAAAGAACCAAGCGAGAAAGATGTTGGAACGAGCAAAATTAAAGAAGGCCGGACCGAGGGAGTCGATGGAGGATGGCGGGGCAGTCTGCGCATAGAAGACGTACGAGGAGAGAGTAGCTCTCACGAAGAAGAGTGCATCGAAAtagagaaagaggaggctCAAACTCGGGTTTGCTGGAGCGAACTTAGGCGCGCAGCTGTGGAATTGAG ACATGAGAATACGCTGAGTGCGGTTAAACGTGCACTTATCAAATAG